In the Spirochaetota bacterium genome, TGCGTTCAGCGCGACAATGACCGCTGCGGCGCAGCATGCTCGGCCGATATGCGCCGCGGGAGTTCGTTCTCTCACCATGTTCGTTCCTCCATGATCCTTTGCGTGTGATGATTATAGTTCATTCGCTTCCTATTGTAAACGCCCCGTTCGCGATGGGGACGTTCAGCCCTGCGCAGTCGGGGACACGTGTGCGCTTTCGTGCATAGACATTCCAGACGCGATCGATGCTACTTTCGCTTTTCGCATGCCATAGTATACTCAGTTCTCACGATGTGCGGTTATTCCGGCTTACGAAAGACTTCGGAAAAATTACGATAGGATTGACGATGCAGCTGCCCGATCCCCTGTTCGGCCTTATGGATGTCGCATTCACTGCGGGGCACGGCTATCGGGATACGTTCAATCTATCAGGACGCAGGCTTTCGTTCCGCAAAGGCCGGTATTTCTTTGCGGCTATCTATGGTCCGCAGGAGGGCGACGACCCGGTGCTCCATACCCACCGTTTTCTCGAGGTGCAGGCGGTCGTGCGGGGCTCCATGCGCTATGTCACCGCCGACGGGGAACGGACGATACGCCGGAACGAGGTGCTCTTCGTCAATAACCAGGTAGCGCATTCCGTACGCACGGCCGGTGAACGCGGCTCCCAGGTGCTGACGATGTGCCTCATGCCCGCCGCGCTCGGCTATACCGATGACATGCTCGATGAGCAGGGGCTCGCCGGGGCGTACCGCCTCGTGCGCCCGTTCTTTCCCGAGCGTGTCGGTGATCCGTATACATCGCTCACGCTCAGTGACAGCGAAACGAGGCGCATCGCGTTCTACGGGATGACGCTCGTGGAGATGTACATGACCGACCGCGTGCTCGGGACGACCGATCTCATACGCTTCATCATGCGCTCGCTCTACACGCTGTACTGCGATAATGTCGGCGATACCGAACGCAACGCATATATCTTCGATATCATCGAGTATCTTTCGTCACATTTCACCGAGCGGATAACGCTCGCCGATGTGAGCGCGCGCGTAGGGCTTTCGCCGAACTATGTATCGGCGGTGTTCAACCGCGTTACCGGGAAGACGATGATGCGTTTCATCAATGAGAGGCGCATGGAGCGCGCGAAGCATCTCCTTGCATCGACGACGCTTTCGGTACGCGAGATATCAGCGCTCGCCGGTTACGATACGGTGACGCACTTTAACGATGTGTTCCGGGAGATCACCGCCGCATCGCCGTTGAAGTTCCGGCGGGCGATCGGGGGATCGGCGCAGCGTTGATCGCTGCCGGTAACGATCTCGGAACAGTATTCGATTTGCTTTCACATCCGTTTTTCTTACTATGTAACTGATCTCTCGGTATCGTTCCCGGAGGGTATCCGTATGAATGTTGTACGATGCATCGTCCTCAGTATGGCAGTGATGGCGAGTGTGGTAATTGCCGCTGACCGGGTGCCGCGCGCTTCCGTGCCGGCGAAGGCTAAAAATACCGTTACGGTCGATACGCCCGTTCAGTCGTTCGATATACGTCCATGGCTCTATGTCGGGGCGGGTGTTGCCTTAGCAAGCGGTATAACGCTCAATATCATCGGGTTCGGTGAGGACAGGCTGCGGATGCAGGCAGATGAAAGCTATAATGCGGTAGCAAGTCCGCTGGGGTCAGCGCTTGCGGCGCAGTATTACAGCGAGTCCGAAACGCATCGGATCAATTCGAGCATACTCTATATCATCTCGTATTCGGCATATGCGGTGAGTGCCGGGCTTCTTGCCTGGGCGATATTCGCGCCGCCGCCGCGGTCGAAAATAGTCGTGCTGCCCGTTGTCTTTCCACAGGGTGCGGCGGTTGCATTCGCCATGTCGTTCTGAGGGGAGGTGTGTATGAAAAGGATGCGCCTGTATCTCCTGCTCGCGGTATGTCTTCCGGTGCTGTACAACTGCTTTAAGCTCTCACCGAAAGAGCATACGAACCCCTTTGATCCGGCAAATCCGGATCGCGTGCATCTCTGGTGGCCGCTCGGGACAAGCCTCTCGACAGGCGCG is a window encoding:
- a CDS encoding AraC family transcriptional regulator, translated to MQLPDPLFGLMDVAFTAGHGYRDTFNLSGRRLSFRKGRYFFAAIYGPQEGDDPVLHTHRFLEVQAVVRGSMRYVTADGERTIRRNEVLFVNNQVAHSVRTAGERGSQVLTMCLMPAALGYTDDMLDEQGLAGAYRLVRPFFPERVGDPYTSLTLSDSETRRIAFYGMTLVEMYMTDRVLGTTDLIRFIMRSLYTLYCDNVGDTERNAYIFDIIEYLSSHFTERITLADVSARVGLSPNYVSAVFNRVTGKTMMRFINERRMERAKHLLASTTLSVREISALAGYDTVTHFNDVFREITAASPLKFRRAIGGSAQR